The following nucleotide sequence is from Salvia splendens isolate huo1 chromosome 2, SspV2, whole genome shotgun sequence.
AAGATTCGTGCATATTTGCCTCTGAAATCGCTATTTTGAAACTGACATGATATTTCCACCTAGACATGTCAAGGCAAAGACCATTTTTGAAATATATCTTTTCTATTACCTTTCCTTGAACGAACCATTAGCAGACCTTCTTAGTTCCCACGGTCTGAGACATCCTTTCAAGGGGGACTGTAGTAGCAAAGACGATGTGGAAAGCTGCTTCTGCCTTGAGGAAATCGAGGAAAGACAGCTGAAAGTACTTCTAAGCCTCGTTTTCTCACTGTTGTCGTACGCTTGGTATTTTGGCTCGTGTTGCACAGCAGTAATTTTAAGGGCCTCAGGTAAGACGCAGTTGAAGATCGAACCTATGTGCACAAGAAATAGGACAAGTGAGCATTCTAGGCAAACTAAGGTGGCCGTCTTTCTATAAAGTTCAAGTCTAGACAACTTTTAAGGAGTTGGAAAAGTTGTGTTCATCTCCACCATCAAAATTCTCTAGTCATTTAATCTCTCTATATAAGAATGAAGCAAAATTATACATCAACCAACGAAAAACTTACCTAACTTGGCCAGTCGATTTAcccatcgtgggattctttttCCTGTTAACTTGTAACAAATGTCCTTGCAGAAATGGTTGCAGTTCTTTACAATCAAATGATATGTGTCACCGTTGTAATTTGCAGCTTGGCGTTCCATAAACTCCCTGACCTGAGTTGCATCCAATGACGTCGTACCAATGGATATGGACTTCCGAAATTTAAATCCGGGGCACTGGCGAGGTTCGACCTCAAAGACACCACTAGATGAATAGTCGTGAGCTCCAAATGCGTATTCTATACCGTGAACTGTGAATTA
It contains:
- the LOC121792719 gene encoding deSI-like protein At4g17486, which codes for MKLRSKKGWKSIVPLRLTEKSARHFCFFSKVKSDNDGSKRTPVYLNVYDLTPMNGYVYWAGLGIFHSGVEVHGIEYAFGAHDYSSSGVFEVEPRQCPGFKFRKSISIGTTSLDATQVREFMERQAANYNGDTYHLIVKNCNHFCKDICYKLTGKRIPRWVNRLAKLGSIFNCVLPEALKITAVQHEPKYQAYDNSEKTRLRSTFSCLSSISSRQKQLSTSSLLLQSPLKGCLRPWELRRSANGSFKER